CCAGCTGGTGCACCACGAACGCCTTCTGCGGCAGCCGGTGCTCGGTGACGAACTCCGACAGCCAGAGCGACACCTCGTTCAGCTCGGCCGCGCTGGTCCGGCCGTAGACGTGCCCGGGCCGCTGACCGGGGCCGACGGCCCACTCCGGGTCGAGCGCGATCCCGACGTCCGGCTCCGCCAGCCACTTCTGCATCGCCTTGACCTCGGTCAGGAAGTCGGCCCGGCCGGGCTGGATGTTCAGCAGCAGCAGTGCCTTGTTGCGGCGCGCGGCCTTCAGGTAGCGCCCGATCTCGGCATCGCTCGTGCGGGCCCGGTACTTCCCGTCCTTGCCCGGCGAGGCCTGCACCACGGTGGCGATCAGCTCCATCACCGGCATCGCCTCACGGCCGTCGGAGTCGTACTGCGCCCCGAGCTTCTCGATCTCCTCGGCCCGGTTCTGGAGATCACCGATGCCCAGCCGCCCGAACGACTTCGCTGCACCGCCGGAGTAGCCCACCAGCCGGTAACGGGGGAACAACTCGGTGCCACCCCGGGGCAGTTCTCGCGTGGCACCGCCGTTCGGTGTGGCGGTTGTCTCATCTGGGGACGACGAGGGGCCCGGGCTCTCACGCGCCGTGGTTCCGGCGGCCGGGACTTCGGCGGCCGGGGTGGCCGGAGCCGCCGCGGTGGTGCCCGAGGGCACGGTGCCGGCCGGGGCCGCGGATGCCGAGGTGTGCGCCGTCCCTGCTTGGCAGCCCGCCACCAGCAGGGACGCCGCCGCGACCGACGCCACCCCCACGCTCGTTCTCCGGTTCCCGAGGGACAGGGGCCGGACCGGACGCATAGGGGCACCTCCGTGTGCTGCGGGATCGCTGGTGGGCTCGCTGTGGGTCTGTTGTGAACCCGATGTGTCCCCATCCGACCACGGGGCGGCCTCTGTCCGCATCCGGGCGGTCGCTCCACACCGACACCGAAAAGCCTTCGGGCGCAAAGGAAGAGGGCCCTGCTGCGATGAGCAGCAGGGCCCTCTGTGCGCGGAGGCGGCGAGATTTGAACTCGCGATGGGGAATAACCCCCAAACCCGCTTAGCAGGCGGGCGCCATAGACCGGACTAGGCGACGCCTCCCCGTGATGCAGAAGGCTACCGGTCAAGCAGGTCCTGCGGCAAAGCCGCTGCCCCGGCGCGGCGTGCCGACCAGTTCGGGGGGTCGGAAGTGGCTAGCCAACACAGCCGGGAGCTTTATGGTTAGCCCCGAGGCCAGAAGTGTGCATACCGGGTGGATACGGCGCGAACCGACTTGTGTCACCTCGGTAACGATCGGCACATGTGACCCACGACACGGCGATGATGCGGTAACGAATTACCCAACTGCGACGAGGCAGTGGGGTGGAACCGGTGGTGCAACCACTTCCGGTCACACGTTCATCAGGATCATGAAGACGGCAGGAGGCGTGGGTGACGCAGGTCGAGCCCTTCTCGCGGCGCCCACGACGACCCGACAGCGATCAGGGTCAGGGCGAGCAGCGATCCGGTCACGGCCGGGGGGATTCCGAGAGCCGGTACGGCAACGACTCCGGCGGCGGGTACGACCCGCGGCCGAGACGTTCCGGCAGCCGGTCGCCCGGCGGCCGGGGCGCCGGGTACGACACCCGTGAGCCCGGCAACGGCGGTTACGAGCCCCGTCCGGGCCGGGAGAACCGGGAGCCCCGTGAAGGCCGGCGCTCCGACAGCCACTTCGAGCCCGACGACTACGGCTCCGGCCCGCGGCGCGGCGCCTCGGCGCCGCCCCCGGCCGACGACAGCCCGAAACGCGGCAGCCACGCCACCACCTACGGCCAGGGTTTCTCCTGGGTGGTGCTCTGGACCATCCTCGGCGCGCTGATCCCCGGCGCCGGCCTGATCGCCGCGGGCTGGCGCAGACTCGGCATCGCGGTGCTGGGCGTGCTGGCGGTCGGCGCGGCCGGTCTGGCGTTCTGGGCGCTCAGCGGCAACATCCTCGAACGTGGTGTCTCGTTCGCCGTGGACGCGCAGAAGCTGCTGATGCTGGCGATCGCAGCGGTCGTGATCGGCCTGCTCTGGGCCTTGATCATTCTGCTCACCAACAGCCAGCTGCGGCGCTACGCCACGCTGGACGGCAGCCAGAAAATCTTCAGCTGGGTGGTCGTGGCCGCCCTGCTGGTCGGCGTCGGCGTGCCCACCTACACGGTGAGCAACTACTCGCTCGTGCAGCGCGACCTGGTCAACAGCCTGTTCACCGGCGACGGCGACTCGGACGACAACGACGCCAAGCCGGACAGCGGCGCCTCCGACCCGTGGGCCGGTACCGACCGCATCAACGTGCTGCTGATCGGTTCCGACGCGGGCTCCACCCGCACCGGCATCCGGCCCGACACCCTGATCGTCGCGAGCATCCAGCCCTCCACCGGCAACACCGTGCTGTTCAGCCTCCCCCGCAACCTCCAGCAGGTGCCCTTCCGCGAGGGCAGCCCGGGCGCCCAGGCCT
The Kineosporia corallincola DNA segment above includes these coding regions:
- a CDS encoding LCP family protein, which codes for MTQVEPFSRRPRRPDSDQGQGEQRSGHGRGDSESRYGNDSGGGYDPRPRRSGSRSPGGRGAGYDTREPGNGGYEPRPGRENREPREGRRSDSHFEPDDYGSGPRRGASAPPPADDSPKRGSHATTYGQGFSWVVLWTILGALIPGAGLIAAGWRRLGIAVLGVLAVGAAGLAFWALSGNILERGVSFAVDAQKLLMLAIAAVVIGLLWALIILLTNSQLRRYATLDGSQKIFSWVVVAALLVGVGVPTYTVSNYSLVQRDLVNSLFTGDGDSDDNDAKPDSGASDPWAGTDRINVLLIGSDAGSTRTGIRPDTLIVASIQPSTGNTVLFSLPRNLQQVPFREGSPGAQAWPNGYYCPEAGAGAECMLNAIWRWAEGDGASYYSKYKNPGLRATEDAVTGALGLEIDTYAMLNLEGFADFIDAIGGLTLNVYERLPIGGNSSNPVAKAWIEVGENQNMDGYTSLWFARSRWSTDDYDRMRRQRCVIAAVTEQADPVTIAKNWTKIAKALKSNMETGIPQSDIQAWVELATRVQGAKVTSLAFTADAVGGSTVTPDFDLMRTKVKKAIKKSEASKKKAASTATATANPSASATASTDSDSTGTKATATPTESANSTGDEDVSEVC